Proteins from a single region of Carassius carassius chromosome 37, fCarCar2.1, whole genome shotgun sequence:
- the LOC132117701 gene encoding class E basic helix-loop-helix protein 23-like, protein MNASEENLLKSISNDTLLDLTQRYGQSAFGFGAGHGAGSPGRFTLTPAADFLSGQTGKSNESGGEQTSDEDDGFDHLETRKRSAGFDEEKHPSALSKKPKEQRSLRLSINARERRRMHDLNDALDGLRSVIPYAHSPSVRKLSKIATLLLAKNYILMQAQALEEMRRLVAYLNQGQTITSPIPTALAPFGQAAVYPFSSTALATCAEKCSSFNGTPSNLFKHCNDKP, encoded by the coding sequence ATGAATGCCAGCGAAGAAAACTTGCTGAAATCGATCAGCAACGACACCCTGCTGGACCTGACGCAGCGCTACGGACAGTCCGCCTTCGGCTTCGGCGCTGGCCATGGTGCTGGGAGTCCTGGCCGCTTCACCCTCACACCTGCCGCGGATTTCCTCTCCGGGCAAACGGGAAAGTCGAACGAAAGCGGCGGAGAGCAGACCAGCGATGAAGATGACGGCTTCGACCACCTAGAGACTCGTAAGAGAAGCGCGGGCTTCGACGAAGAGAAGCATCCGAGTGCGCTCTCCAAAAAGCCGAAGGAGCAGAGATCTCTCCGGCTGAGCATCAACGCGCGCGAGCGGAGACGCATGCACGACCTGAACGACGCGCTGGACGGCCTGAGGTCTGTGATCCCCTACGCGCACAGTCCATCTGTGAGAAAACTCTCTAAAATCGCAACTTTGCTTCTTGCAAAAAACTACATCCTAATGCAGGCACAGGCACTGGAGGAAATGCGCCGGCtggtggcttatctgaaccaagGGCAGACTATAACTTCGCCGATTCCCACCGCGCTCGCGCCTTTCGGACAGGCGGCCGTGTATCCGTTTTCAAGCACTGCGCTGGCCACCTGCGCGGAGAAATGCAGCTCGTTCAACGGGACCCCGTCCAACCTGTTCAAACACTGCAATGACAAGCCTTGA